The proteins below come from a single Synechococcus sp. WH 8101 genomic window:
- a CDS encoding mechanosensitive ion channel domain-containing protein has protein sequence MQRNRLRRLRSHVILLATTLLLVVQMGGALQAAPAGAGRPAVSNQRPGQGRVIPIQEQPFFAELEAIAAGWSDVVLDQVVGDSPRATLLNFYAVMAEVGRRADRLGRVASLPNSDAQALERREQIDDTSLLFQLAVKALDASVFPESVRTDMADEAAIQLKHVLDYVFTHSHQPIVIPDAAGMKTINDERTKPADAWRIPGTAITLTTEISNDPGNHDYLFSADTVAAISEMYQEIRDFPVVDQPFATPVFYRDFVYTPGYLVPPAWYLALPRNVRELIEVPISDQTLFQIACAALAIVLYLLFLAWLGSFMLQTYRERASQAPGGDPWNQDRLAWRRVLIVLPILPLTRFTEVFIDDVVNFTGLPLAVITYALYVIWYLTAGVFMFFVFEAVGRTGSEWLVKLRGGGTPLQLQRVSNLVMPLCRAIGGLVAVVLVYRLLLLLGLPSSTVLAFSAVPGLAIGLGASKLLGNLFAGLSIQTDRPLRVGEFCRVGDNLGFVTRIGLRSLELETLESRVTIPNSVVDEATIINFSRRGLPGNSSPMQGLELRLDLEGEWSPFQLEEVLHQARRTLAAFPGLDDPLVSLERPSESSPVLVVFAMVELHGWPAYLQMRETLLLQLEEVVERAQLSEIPIGIAYGTAADQLARVPELMRAAVEQDPQLRYGACRLERIAAFSYDHVLEFSSIHTNHDAFEDSLHDLNRRVISTLEAEGIEIPFPTQTLMLHKS, from the coding sequence ATGCAGCGGAATCGCCTGAGGCGTCTGCGATCCCACGTGATCCTGCTCGCCACCACGCTGCTGCTGGTGGTGCAGATGGGTGGCGCCCTGCAGGCAGCGCCGGCCGGCGCCGGTCGCCCCGCCGTGAGCAACCAGCGCCCGGGTCAGGGCCGGGTGATCCCAATTCAGGAGCAACCGTTCTTTGCCGAACTCGAAGCCATCGCTGCGGGCTGGTCGGATGTGGTGCTCGACCAGGTGGTGGGCGACAGCCCCAGGGCCACGCTGCTGAACTTCTATGCCGTCATGGCCGAGGTGGGACGGCGAGCCGATCGGCTCGGACGCGTTGCCTCCCTGCCCAACAGCGACGCCCAGGCCCTGGAACGCCGCGAGCAGATCGACGACACCTCGCTTCTCTTCCAGCTCGCGGTCAAAGCGCTGGATGCGTCTGTGTTCCCAGAAAGTGTCCGCACCGACATGGCGGATGAGGCGGCGATTCAGCTCAAGCATGTGCTCGATTACGTCTTCACCCATAGCCATCAGCCGATCGTCATTCCCGATGCCGCCGGCATGAAGACGATCAACGATGAGCGCACCAAACCCGCCGATGCCTGGCGGATCCCCGGTACTGCGATCACCCTCACCACCGAGATCAGCAATGATCCCGGCAATCACGATTACCTGTTCTCCGCAGACACCGTGGCGGCGATCTCGGAGATGTATCAGGAAATCCGCGACTTCCCGGTGGTGGATCAACCGTTCGCCACGCCCGTGTTCTACCGGGATTTCGTGTACACCCCGGGCTATCTGGTGCCGCCCGCCTGGTATCTGGCCCTGCCCCGGAACGTACGCGAGCTGATCGAAGTGCCCATCAGCGATCAGACCCTGTTCCAGATCGCCTGTGCCGCTCTGGCCATCGTGTTGTATTTGCTTTTTCTCGCCTGGCTCGGCAGCTTCATGCTGCAGACCTACCGGGAGCGGGCCAGCCAGGCACCGGGGGGGGATCCCTGGAACCAGGACCGACTGGCCTGGAGGCGGGTGTTGATCGTGCTGCCGATCCTGCCCCTCACCCGCTTCACCGAGGTGTTCATCGACGATGTTGTCAATTTCACCGGCCTGCCCCTGGCGGTGATCACCTACGCGCTCTACGTGATCTGGTATCTCACGGCTGGGGTGTTCATGTTCTTCGTGTTCGAGGCGGTGGGGCGCACCGGCTCGGAGTGGCTGGTGAAGCTGAGGGGTGGCGGCACCCCGCTACAGCTGCAACGGGTCAGCAATCTGGTGATGCCCCTCTGCCGCGCCATCGGCGGCCTGGTGGCCGTGGTGTTGGTTTACCGCTTATTGCTGTTGCTCGGACTGCCCTCGAGCACCGTGCTTGCCTTCTCGGCCGTGCCCGGTCTGGCGATCGGTCTGGGCGCCTCGAAGCTGCTCGGCAATCTGTTCGCCGGCCTCTCGATTCAGACCGATCGCCCCCTGCGGGTCGGCGAGTTCTGCCGGGTCGGCGACAACCTGGGCTTCGTGACCCGGATCGGTCTGCGCTCGCTCGAACTGGAAACGCTCGAAAGTCGCGTCACCATCCCCAACTCGGTGGTGGATGAGGCAACGATCATCAACTTCTCCCGCCGCGGTTTGCCCGGCAACAGCTCCCCGATGCAGGGGCTGGAACTCCGGCTCGATCTGGAGGGGGAATGGTCCCCTTTCCAACTGGAGGAAGTGCTCCATCAGGCCCGCCGCACCCTCGCCGCCTTCCCCGGGCTGGACGATCCTTTGGTCAGCCTTGAGCGACCCAGCGAGTCGTCACCAGTGCTGGTGGTGTTTGCGATGGTGGAGTTGCACGGCTGGCCCGCCTACCTGCAGATGCGCGAAACCTTGCTGTTGCAACTGGAGGAGGTGGTGGAGCGGGCCCAGCTCTCCGAAATCCCTATCGGGATCGCCTACGGCACCGCCGCCGACCAATTGGCACGTGTGCCCGAACTGATGCGAGCCGCCGTGGAGCAAGACCCCCAGCTGCGCTATGGCGCCTGCCGGCTGGAGCGGATTGCCGCCTTCAGCTACGACCACGTGCTCGAGTTCAGCTCCATCCACACCAATCACGACGCCTTCGAAGACAGCCTCCACGACCTCAACCGGCGTGTGATCAGCACCCTCGAGGCGGAGGGCATTGAAATCCCCTTCCCCACCCAGACCCTGATGCTGCACAAGAGCTGA
- the nrdJ gene encoding ribonucleoside-triphosphate reductase, adenosylcobalamin-dependent produces the protein MTLSPSRTEAGSIETSSTTAISLGNSLSSDFPLTAPAANPVFYRTYSRRTASGRESWSEVGARNLGGLQKLGQLSPEEVALLARMQAEKKALPSGRWLWIGGTPWIEQPENFSGAYNCTSTNLVDWQAFGLMMDLAMMGCGTGAIIEPHLIERLPVVRNPIEVVSVTDIGLTPAGQRQEHTSHSIDGDRVAIKVGDTRRGWVDSYQLLLELSSDARFEGRTVQVEVDLSDVRPVGETLKGFGGMANPVKLKDLYGRVARLLGKAVGRRLNSVECCLLIDEAAVTIVAGNIRRSAGMRQFAANDHVAAGAKDNLWQQDAEGNWRIDPERDALRMANHTRVYHTRPSREVLLEAVTKQFHSGEGAIQFAPEAIARSNADLLTTPELRKEFIDIYCDQGREEAGRWLSLNHGPIAADELEHRLGRYGLNPCGEILGADFHCNLAEIHLNQIDPSDEEGQRDAFRAGALSVACLLNHRFEVERYRQSRAWDPIVGVSFTGLFDFFVHAFGTPWLRWWEAGRPDSEEGRAFKQQEAAYLSRWKRIVNETVWDYCDRHGLRRPNRCTTVQPAGTKSLLTGAAPGWHPPKAQRFIRRITFRKNDPVAMACMDYGYTVVPSQSDKDEQGRLLDDPFDPRCTEWLVEIPTEVSWANLPGADAVDINAFSAMAQFDFYMQVQTHYTAHNTSATIEFREHEIEPLTDALHQTIERGDGYISAALLARFDANATFPRLPFEPIDAATYERMQEEVMQRRVSQNFFEALQRYDGGELSEAGPAGCDSDKCLLPLAKPQG, from the coding sequence GTGACCCTCAGCCCCAGCCGAACGGAGGCCGGCTCCATCGAGACCTCCAGCACCACTGCGATCAGCCTCGGCAACAGCTTGTCGAGTGATTTCCCCCTGACGGCCCCCGCCGCCAATCCGGTCTTCTATCGCACCTACAGCCGTCGCACTGCTTCCGGTCGGGAGAGTTGGAGTGAGGTGGGCGCTCGCAACCTCGGTGGCCTTCAGAAGCTCGGTCAGCTCAGCCCGGAGGAAGTGGCGTTGTTGGCGCGGATGCAGGCCGAGAAAAAGGCGCTTCCCTCCGGCCGCTGGCTCTGGATCGGTGGCACGCCCTGGATTGAGCAACCTGAAAACTTCTCCGGTGCCTACAACTGCACCTCCACCAACCTGGTGGATTGGCAGGCCTTCGGCCTGATGATGGATCTGGCGATGATGGGCTGCGGCACCGGCGCCATCATCGAGCCCCATCTGATCGAGCGGTTGCCTGTGGTGCGCAATCCGATCGAGGTGGTGTCGGTCACCGACATCGGCCTGACGCCGGCGGGGCAACGTCAGGAGCACACCAGCCACAGCATCGACGGTGACCGGGTGGCGATCAAGGTGGGCGACACCCGACGCGGCTGGGTCGACAGTTATCAGTTGCTGCTCGAGCTGAGCAGCGATGCTCGCTTTGAGGGACGCACCGTGCAGGTGGAGGTGGACCTCTCCGATGTGCGGCCGGTGGGCGAGACCCTCAAGGGCTTCGGCGGCATGGCCAATCCTGTGAAGCTAAAGGATCTCTACGGCCGCGTCGCCCGTCTGCTCGGCAAGGCCGTTGGGCGTCGCCTCAATTCCGTCGAGTGTTGTTTGCTGATCGACGAAGCGGCGGTCACGATCGTGGCAGGCAATATTCGTCGCAGCGCCGGCATGCGTCAGTTCGCTGCCAATGATCACGTCGCTGCTGGCGCCAAGGACAACCTCTGGCAGCAGGATGCGGAGGGCAACTGGCGCATCGACCCGGAGCGGGATGCGTTGCGGATGGCCAATCACACCCGCGTGTATCACACCAGGCCCAGCCGCGAGGTGCTGCTGGAGGCGGTGACCAAGCAGTTCCACAGTGGGGAGGGCGCGATTCAGTTCGCTCCCGAAGCGATCGCCCGCTCCAATGCCGACCTGCTCACCACCCCGGAGCTGCGCAAGGAATTCATCGACATCTACTGCGATCAGGGCCGAGAGGAGGCCGGACGCTGGTTGAGCCTTAACCATGGTCCGATTGCTGCGGATGAGTTGGAGCACCGATTGGGTCGCTACGGACTCAACCCCTGTGGCGAGATCCTTGGGGCTGATTTCCACTGCAACCTGGCTGAGATCCATCTCAACCAGATTGATCCCAGTGACGAGGAGGGCCAGCGTGACGCCTTCCGCGCCGGTGCCCTGTCGGTGGCTTGCCTGCTCAACCACCGCTTCGAGGTGGAGCGTTACCGCCAGAGCCGCGCCTGGGATCCGATCGTGGGGGTGAGCTTCACGGGGCTGTTCGATTTCTTTGTGCATGCCTTCGGCACTCCCTGGCTGCGCTGGTGGGAGGCCGGTCGCCCCGACAGTGAAGAGGGTCGCGCCTTCAAGCAACAGGAGGCGGCCTACCTGAGCCGCTGGAAGCGCATCGTTAACGAGACCGTCTGGGACTACTGCGATCGCCATGGCCTGCGTCGTCCCAACCGGTGCACCACGGTGCAACCGGCAGGCACCAAGAGCCTGCTCACCGGTGCCGCGCCGGGATGGCATCCGCCCAAGGCGCAGCGCTTCATCCGCCGGATCACCTTCCGCAAGAACGATCCTGTCGCGATGGCCTGCATGGACTACGGCTACACCGTGGTGCCGTCCCAGTCGGACAAGGACGAGCAGGGCCGTCTGCTCGACGATCCCTTTGATCCCCGTTGCACCGAGTGGTTGGTGGAGATTCCCACGGAAGTCAGCTGGGCCAACCTGCCCGGAGCCGATGCGGTGGACATCAACGCCTTCTCGGCAATGGCCCAGTTCGATTTCTACATGCAGGTGCAGACGCACTACACCGCCCACAACACATCGGCCACGATTGAGTTCCGCGAGCACGAGATCGAACCGCTCACCGACGCCCTGCATCAGACGATCGAGCGCGGTGATGGCTACATCTCCGCGGCGTTGCTTGCCCGTTTTGATGCCAACGCCACTTTCCCCCGCCTGCCCTTCGAGCCGATCGATGCCGCCACCTATGAGCGGATGCAGGAGGAGGTGATGCAGCGGCGTGTGAGCCAGAACTTCTTCGAAGCTCTGCAGCGCTACGACGGCGGTGAGCTCAGCGAGGCTGGGCCCGCCGGCTGCGATTCCGACAAGTGCCTGTTGCCCCTCGCCAAGCCCCAGGGCTGA
- a CDS encoding DUF938 domain-containing protein, which produces MEDARLFFPATERNREPIAATLKTWLPYGAVVLEVASGSGEHALWFQRQLPDIHWQTSDPDPAHRRSISAWIRHPPGAPDLPEPLALDVESRPWPLPQKLEQHLDAVVAINLIHIAPWSCCQALIQEAAGRLSAGGALILYGPFRRGGQHTSDSNAAFDQSLRDRDPRWGVRDLEAVEQLASDSELTLEQLQAMPANNLCLLFRR; this is translated from the coding sequence ATGGAGGATGCGCGTCTGTTCTTTCCGGCCACCGAACGCAACCGGGAGCCGATCGCCGCCACGCTCAAGACCTGGCTCCCCTATGGCGCCGTGGTGCTGGAAGTGGCCAGCGGCAGCGGCGAACACGCCCTCTGGTTCCAGCGGCAGCTCCCAGACATCCACTGGCAGACCAGCGATCCGGATCCAGCCCACCGCCGCAGCATCAGCGCCTGGATTCGCCATCCACCAGGCGCGCCAGACCTGCCCGAACCGCTGGCACTCGATGTGGAATCCCGCCCCTGGCCGCTTCCTCAAAAGCTGGAGCAACACTTAGACGCTGTCGTGGCGATCAATCTGATCCACATCGCCCCCTGGAGCTGCTGCCAGGCCCTGATCCAGGAGGCGGCTGGTCGGCTCAGCGCCGGCGGTGCCCTGATCCTCTATGGCCCCTTCCGGCGCGGCGGGCAGCACACCAGTGACAGCAACGCCGCGTTCGATCAATCCCTGCGGGACCGCGACCCCCGCTGGGGGGTACGCGACCTGGAAGCTGTGGAGCAACTCGCCAGCGACTCGGAGCTGACGCTGGAGCAGCTGCAAGCGATGCCCGCGAACAACCTCTGCCTGTTGTTCCGACGCTGA
- a CDS encoding helix-turn-helix transcriptional regulator, with the protein MQAAAIPTGPTSERLKPEQARSLLKALSDPLRLRILETLANGERCVCDLTGELALSQSRLSFHLKVLREAGLLSDRQSGRWVYYRLKPDQLVALQEWLGSLVTHCQRPATGCND; encoded by the coding sequence ATGCAGGCCGCTGCGATCCCAACCGGACCCACCAGCGAGCGGCTGAAGCCTGAACAGGCCCGCAGCTTGCTCAAGGCGCTATCCGACCCCTTGCGCCTGCGCATTCTCGAGACCCTCGCCAACGGCGAACGCTGTGTCTGCGACCTCACCGGCGAACTCGCCCTCTCCCAGTCGCGCCTGTCGTTTCATCTCAAGGTGCTGCGCGAAGCCGGTCTGCTGAGCGATCGCCAGAGTGGGCGCTGGGTGTATTACCGCCTGAAACCGGACCAACTGGTGGCGCTGCAGGAGTGGCTGGGCTCCCTGGTGACCCATTGCCAGCGCCCGGCCACGGGCTGCAACGACTGA